A single Ochrobactrum sp. BTU1 DNA region contains:
- the parE gene encoding DNA topoisomerase IV subunit B: protein MDDSNDLFSRVVNNARERQMEQQPKKAPASTSIAQAATTPSAPKSAAVATKAPPVSSGADDYNASSIRVLEGLEPVRLRPGMYIGGTDEKALHHLFAEVIDNSMDEAVAGHANFIEVSFDADGFLTVSDNGRGIPVDEHPQVPGKSTLEVIMTKLHAGGKFDGKAYETSGGLHGVGVSVVNALSDVLEVEVARNRRLYRQRFSRGIPQGGLEDVGEVHNRRGTRVRFHPDPDIFGKTAQFDPHRLYRMARSKAYLFGGVEIRWSCDPSLLDPKKETPEKAVFHFPGGLKDYLSASLGKEHQVTREIFSGRTEKQGGHGAVEWAVSWYGGDGFVNSYCNTIPTGDGGTHEAGLRIALTRGLKAYAELTNNKRASIITTDDVMISAAAMLSVFIREPEFVGQTKDKLATVEAQRIVENVIRDPFDHWLTASPQEASRLLDWVVDRAEERLRRRQEKETVRKSATRKLRLPGKLADCTQNAAAGAELFIVEGDSAGGSAKQARNRSNQAILPLRGKILNVASAGREKLTANQQIADLVQALGSGTRKNYREEDLRYDRVIVMTDADVDGAHIASLLITFFYQEMPDLIRNGHLYLAVPPLYRLSQGGKVAYARDDAHKDELLRTMFTGRGKIEIGRFKGLGEMRAEQLKETTMDPKKRTLLRVHVDEDYIDETRSTVDDLMGTKPEARFRFIQDRAAFVEELDI, encoded by the coding sequence ATGGACGACAGCAACGATCTCTTTTCCAGAGTAGTTAACAATGCCCGTGAACGGCAGATGGAGCAGCAGCCCAAGAAGGCTCCCGCATCGACATCCATTGCGCAAGCGGCAACGACACCATCCGCACCGAAATCAGCTGCTGTCGCAACCAAGGCTCCGCCCGTTTCATCTGGAGCAGATGATTACAACGCCTCCTCTATTCGTGTTCTGGAAGGGCTCGAGCCCGTCCGTCTGCGGCCAGGTATGTATATCGGCGGCACGGACGAGAAAGCTCTGCATCACCTCTTTGCAGAAGTCATCGATAACTCGATGGACGAAGCTGTTGCAGGCCATGCCAATTTCATTGAAGTCAGCTTCGACGCCGACGGTTTCCTAACGGTAAGCGATAACGGACGCGGTATTCCGGTTGATGAACACCCGCAAGTCCCGGGAAAATCGACGCTTGAAGTCATCATGACCAAGCTACACGCGGGCGGTAAATTCGATGGCAAAGCCTATGAAACCTCTGGCGGCCTGCACGGCGTGGGTGTTTCGGTGGTTAACGCGCTTTCTGATGTTCTGGAAGTAGAAGTCGCGCGCAATCGCCGTCTTTATCGCCAGCGCTTTTCGCGCGGCATTCCGCAGGGTGGCCTTGAAGATGTCGGCGAAGTCCATAACCGTCGCGGTACGCGCGTCCGCTTTCATCCTGACCCGGATATCTTCGGCAAAACCGCGCAATTCGATCCGCACCGGCTGTACCGCATGGCCCGCTCGAAGGCTTATCTGTTTGGTGGGGTAGAGATTCGCTGGAGCTGCGATCCGTCGCTTCTCGACCCAAAGAAGGAAACGCCGGAAAAGGCTGTTTTCCACTTCCCCGGTGGCCTCAAGGATTATCTCTCTGCCTCGCTCGGCAAAGAACATCAGGTGACGCGCGAGATTTTCTCAGGCCGTACAGAAAAGCAGGGCGGACATGGCGCTGTTGAATGGGCTGTATCGTGGTACGGGGGGGATGGCTTCGTCAATTCCTACTGTAACACCATCCCTACGGGCGACGGCGGCACGCATGAAGCAGGTCTTCGCATTGCATTAACGCGTGGCCTAAAGGCCTATGCGGAACTGACCAATAACAAGCGTGCGTCGATTATCACCACCGATGACGTGATGATTTCTGCAGCAGCGATGCTCTCGGTCTTCATTCGCGAACCGGAGTTTGTGGGCCAGACCAAGGATAAGCTTGCAACCGTCGAAGCGCAGCGTATCGTGGAAAATGTTATTCGCGATCCGTTTGATCACTGGCTTACAGCTTCACCGCAGGAAGCATCGCGCTTGCTCGACTGGGTTGTAGACCGTGCAGAAGAGCGTCTTCGTCGCCGTCAAGAAAAGGAAACCGTTCGAAAGAGCGCGACGCGTAAACTGCGCCTTCCGGGCAAGCTTGCGGACTGCACTCAGAATGCTGCAGCAGGTGCAGAACTTTTCATCGTCGAAGGTGACTCGGCTGGCGGCTCCGCGAAGCAGGCACGTAATCGCTCCAATCAGGCGATCTTGCCCCTACGCGGTAAAATCCTCAATGTTGCCAGTGCTGGTCGTGAGAAGCTGACAGCCAACCAGCAGATTGCTGATCTAGTGCAGGCGTTGGGCAGTGGCACGCGAAAAAATTATCGTGAAGAAGATTTGCGTTATGACCGCGTCATCGTGATGACCGATGCTGACGTGGACGGCGCGCATATTGCATCGCTGCTCATTACGTTCTTCTACCAGGAAATGCCAGATCTCATCCGCAACGGGCATCTGTATCTGGCAGTCCCACCGCTTTATCGTCTGAGCCAGGGTGGCAAAGTCGCCTATGCTCGTGACGACGCACACAAGGACGAGCTGCTTCGCACAATGTTTACCGGACGCGGAAAAATCGAAATCGGCCGTTTCAAAGGCCTTGGCGAAATGCGCGCCGAGCAGCTGAAAGAAACGACGATGGATCCGAAAAAGCGTACGCTTCTTCGTGTTCATGTCGATGAAGACTACATAGATGAGACGCGCAGCACTGTTGATGATCTGATGGGTACAAAGCCGGAAGCCCGCTTCCGGTTCATTCAGGATCGTGCCGCTTTTGTGGAAGAACTGGATATTTAA
- the gatA gene encoding Asp-tRNA(Asn)/Glu-tRNA(Gln) amidotransferase subunit GatA encodes MSELTALTIAEARDKLKAKAFTATELTEAYIAAIESANDKLNAYVAVTPEKAREMAKASDARIAEGKAGALEGIPLGVKDLFATKGVHTQACSHILDGFKPEYESTVTANLWSDGAVMLGKLNMDEFAMGSSNESSYYGPVKNPWRANGSDVDLVPGGSSGGSSAAVAAHLCAGATATDTGGSIRQPAAFTGTVGIKPTYGRVSRWGTVAYASSLDQAGPIARDVRDAAILLKSMASLDLKDTTSVDLPVPDYEAAIGKSLKGLKIGIPREYRIDGMPEEIEALWQKGVQYLKDAGAEIVDVSLPHTKYALAAYYIVAPAEASSNLARYDGVRYGLRVPGKDIADMYEQSRAAGFGKEVKRRILTGTYVLSAGYYDAYYLRAQKVRTLINKDFENVFASGVHAILTPVTPSAAFSIGDKELANDPVKMYLNDIFTITLNMAGLPGIAVPAGLNDQGLPLGLQLIGRPFEEETLFQAAGAIEQAAGRFTPKKWW; translated from the coding sequence ATGAGCGAACTGACCGCACTGACCATTGCCGAAGCGCGCGACAAGCTGAAGGCCAAGGCTTTCACCGCGACCGAACTCACAGAAGCCTATATTGCGGCTATTGAATCCGCCAATGACAAGCTGAATGCCTATGTCGCTGTGACACCAGAAAAAGCGCGCGAAATGGCAAAAGCTTCTGATGCCCGCATTGCCGAAGGTAAGGCGGGTGCACTCGAAGGCATTCCGCTTGGCGTGAAAGACCTGTTTGCGACCAAAGGTGTTCACACGCAGGCCTGCTCACATATTCTCGATGGCTTCAAGCCTGAATATGAATCGACCGTTACAGCCAATCTCTGGTCTGACGGCGCTGTCATGCTGGGCAAGCTTAACATGGACGAATTCGCTATGGGCTCGTCCAATGAGAGCTCCTATTATGGCCCTGTGAAGAACCCGTGGCGTGCGAACGGCTCGGACGTTGATTTGGTGCCGGGCGGCTCGTCGGGTGGTTCTTCGGCAGCTGTTGCTGCACATCTCTGCGCAGGCGCCACGGCAACCGATACGGGCGGCTCGATCCGTCAGCCAGCGGCTTTCACCGGCACTGTCGGTATCAAGCCGACCTATGGTCGTGTTTCGCGCTGGGGCACAGTTGCTTATGCATCCTCGCTTGATCAGGCTGGCCCGATTGCTCGCGATGTGCGGGATGCCGCGATTCTGCTCAAGTCTATGGCATCGCTTGATCTCAAAGATACCACTTCGGTTGATTTGCCAGTGCCGGACTACGAAGCAGCTATCGGCAAGTCGCTGAAGGGCCTCAAGATTGGTATTCCGAGGGAATATCGTATCGATGGTATGCCGGAAGAAATCGAAGCGCTCTGGCAGAAGGGCGTCCAGTATCTCAAAGATGCTGGCGCTGAAATCGTCGATGTTTCGCTGCCGCACACAAAATATGCGCTTGCTGCCTATTACATTGTGGCACCTGCGGAAGCTTCGTCCAATCTCGCACGTTATGATGGCGTACGTTACGGTCTGCGCGTACCAGGCAAGGATATTGCCGATATGTACGAACAGAGCCGTGCTGCAGGTTTTGGCAAGGAAGTGAAGCGCCGTATTCTGACCGGAACCTATGTTCTATCGGCTGGCTATTACGACGCATATTATCTACGCGCTCAGAAGGTTCGCACGCTGATCAACAAAGACTTTGAAAATGTCTTTGCAAGCGGCGTTCATGCAATCCTGACGCCTGTTACGCCTTCCGCTGCGTTCAGCATTGGCGATAAGGAACTCGCAAACGATCCGGTCAAGATGTATCTCAATGACATCTTCACCATCACGCTTAACATGGCTGGCCTGCCGGGTATCGCGGTTCCTGCTGGCCTCAACGATCAGGGGCTGCCGCTTGGTCTGCAGCTGATCGGTCGCCCGTTTGAAGAAGAAACGCTGTTTCAGGCTGCTGGCGCAATTGAGCAAGCTGCGGGACGCTTTACACCGAAGAAATGGTGGTAA
- a CDS encoding GNAT family N-acetyltransferase, which translates to MTGEFVFMAEIAVRAWQNTARDIVLRDESRSELQAKFLRDLRGNGDGVLLAERCGEIYGWGARVPKSNYISDLWIDPVYHGQGVGGALLGALMVQIVLDGFAEAEIGTHADNSPAIGLYEKVGFKTYHRSDEWSESFGRKVEKVRMQAKL; encoded by the coding sequence ATGACCGGCGAATTTGTTTTTATGGCCGAAATCGCGGTGCGCGCATGGCAAAACACAGCGCGCGACATTGTGCTGAGGGATGAAAGCCGGTCGGAACTCCAAGCCAAATTCCTGCGCGACTTGCGCGGGAATGGCGATGGTGTTTTGTTGGCGGAACGATGCGGCGAAATATACGGTTGGGGCGCTCGTGTCCCGAAATCAAACTACATTTCCGACCTCTGGATTGATCCCGTGTATCACGGTCAGGGCGTAGGCGGGGCATTGCTTGGTGCGCTGATGGTGCAGATTGTGCTTGACGGCTTTGCGGAGGCTGAAATCGGCACCCATGCGGATAATTCACCAGCAATAGGGCTTTATGAAAAGGTAGGGTTCAAGACTTATCACCGCAGCGACGAATGGTCGGAGAGTTTTGGTCGTAAGGTTGAAAAGGTTAGAATGCAGGCAAAGCTTTAG
- a CDS encoding dihydroorotase — translation MSAILFENARIIDPSRGLDEVGSLLIKDDKIVASGADIRNQGTPEGAEIIDLNGMAILPGLVDSRVFIGEPGAEHRETIASASLAAAAGGVTSMIMMPDTDPVIDDVALVEFVKRTARDTAIVNVHPAAAITKGLHGEEMTEIGLLRDAGAVAFTEGRNTLTNTQLMRRALTYARDFDAVIACETRDPYLGANGVMNEGLFASWLGLSGSPREAEVIPLERDLRLAALTHSKYHAAQLSCAMSADALKRSKDLGTKVTAGVSINHLSLNENDIGEFRTFFRLSPPLRSEEDRLAMVEAVKNGTIDIIVSAHDPQDVDTKRLPFADAEAGAIGLETLLAAALRLHHNDSIPLLRLVEVLSTAPARIFGLDAGTLKPGAKADLAIVDLDEPWVVREHDLHSRSKNSCFEGARFQGRVNRTIVGGKTVYSA, via the coding sequence ATGAGTGCTATCCTTTTTGAAAATGCTCGCATCATTGATCCGTCTCGTGGACTTGATGAAGTCGGAAGTCTGCTGATCAAAGACGACAAGATCGTCGCCAGCGGTGCAGATATCCGCAATCAGGGCACGCCTGAAGGCGCTGAAATCATTGACCTCAACGGCATGGCTATTCTGCCAGGTCTGGTCGATTCCCGCGTTTTCATCGGTGAGCCCGGAGCTGAACACCGCGAAACCATCGCATCGGCCAGTCTGGCCGCAGCAGCTGGCGGCGTAACCTCCATGATAATGATGCCGGATACCGATCCGGTCATTGACGACGTGGCGCTCGTCGAGTTTGTGAAGCGTACTGCGCGCGACACAGCTATCGTCAATGTGCATCCCGCTGCTGCCATTACCAAGGGCCTGCATGGCGAGGAAATGACGGAAATCGGCCTGCTTCGCGATGCAGGTGCAGTTGCTTTCACTGAAGGCCGAAACACGCTCACCAACACACAATTGATGCGCCGTGCCCTGACCTATGCGCGCGACTTTGATGCTGTGATTGCCTGTGAAACCCGTGATCCCTATCTCGGTGCAAATGGGGTCATGAATGAAGGCCTCTTCGCAAGCTGGCTGGGTCTTTCGGGTAGTCCACGCGAAGCGGAAGTCATTCCACTGGAGCGTGATCTGCGCTTGGCCGCTCTCACTCACAGCAAATATCACGCAGCACAGCTTTCCTGTGCCATGTCAGCCGATGCGCTCAAGCGCTCAAAAGACCTTGGCACCAAGGTAACGGCAGGCGTTTCGATCAATCATCTGTCACTCAACGAAAACGATATTGGTGAATTCCGCACTTTCTTCCGTTTATCGCCGCCTCTGCGCAGCGAAGAAGATCGTCTGGCAATGGTTGAAGCCGTCAAGAACGGCACAATCGACATTATCGTGTCAGCACACGATCCACAGGACGTGGACACCAAGCGTCTGCCTTTTGCTGATGCAGAAGCTGGTGCAATCGGCCTGGAAACACTGCTGGCGGCGGCGCTTCGACTTCATCATAACGACAGCATTCCGCTCCTTCGTCTGGTGGAAGTGCTCTCGACTGCGCCAGCACGCATCTTCGGACTGGATGCAGGCACTCTGAAGCCCGGCGCCAAGGCTGATCTTGCGATTGTCGATCTGGACGAGCCGTGGGTGGTTCGTGAGCACGATTTGCATTCACGATCAAAGAATAGCTGCTTTGAAGGTGCCCGCTTCCAAGGTCGCGTCAACCGCACTATAGTTGGTGGCAAGACAGTTTATTCGGCTTAA
- the plsY gene encoding glycerol-3-phosphate 1-O-acyltransferase PlsY produces MAETGLVNLVTLCTLIFGYVLGSIPFGLILTRFAGLGDVRSIGSGNIGATNVLRTGNKKLAAATLILDALKGTAAVLIASKFGQEAAIAAGFGAFIGHLFPVWIGFKGGKGVATYLGILIGLAWPGALVFVAAWIITALLTRYSSLSALVASLIVPIALYARGDHAIAALFAVLTIIVFIKHHANISRLLSGTESKIGKKG; encoded by the coding sequence ATGGCCGAAACAGGTCTGGTCAATTTAGTGACACTCTGCACGCTGATATTCGGCTATGTACTCGGCTCCATTCCCTTCGGACTCATCCTGACGCGGTTTGCAGGACTGGGCGATGTACGTTCGATTGGTTCCGGCAACATTGGCGCTACCAATGTTCTGCGCACCGGAAACAAAAAGCTCGCGGCGGCAACGCTCATTCTTGATGCGCTTAAAGGCACGGCCGCTGTATTAATCGCCTCAAAATTTGGTCAGGAGGCTGCAATTGCAGCCGGTTTCGGTGCATTTATCGGCCATCTCTTCCCGGTCTGGATCGGCTTCAAAGGCGGCAAGGGTGTCGCCACTTATCTTGGCATTCTGATTGGCCTTGCGTGGCCAGGTGCTTTGGTCTTCGTCGCGGCATGGATCATAACGGCACTTCTCACCCGCTATTCTTCACTGTCAGCACTTGTTGCCAGTCTGATCGTGCCAATCGCACTTTATGCACGCGGTGATCACGCGATTGCAGCTTTGTTCGCTGTGCTGACCATCATCGTCTTCATAAAGCATCACGCCAATATCTCGCGCCTCCTCAGCGGCACTGAAAGCAAGATAGGCAAAAAAGGTTGA
- a CDS encoding metal-dependent hydrolase, with amino-acid sequence MKITWLGHAAYRIETDKSVILIDPFINGNPGAKGIDFKEVTKGTTHIALTHGHGDHIGDTVEIAKETDATVIANPEITGWLGRKGLEKFSMGNTGGTIVCDGFSVTFVNALHSSALMTEDGITQSMGNPNGLVFHFENAPTLYHMGDTDIFSDMALINELHQPEIGIVPVGDRFTMGGAVAALACQRYFNFKTVLPCHYGSFPFIEKTADKFVAAMSDHKETKVLVADAGTVHTF; translated from the coding sequence ATGAAAATCACCTGGTTGGGCCATGCAGCCTATCGCATTGAAACGGATAAGTCCGTCATTCTGATTGATCCGTTCATCAATGGAAATCCGGGTGCCAAGGGCATCGATTTCAAGGAAGTCACCAAGGGCACCACGCATATTGCGCTGACCCATGGTCATGGCGATCATATTGGGGACACCGTTGAGATTGCCAAAGAAACCGATGCGACTGTTATCGCAAATCCAGAAATCACCGGTTGGCTAGGGCGCAAAGGTCTGGAAAAGTTCAGCATGGGTAATACTGGCGGAACCATTGTCTGCGATGGTTTCAGTGTAACGTTTGTTAATGCACTGCATTCCTCAGCGTTGATGACAGAAGACGGCATCACTCAATCGATGGGTAATCCAAACGGCCTGGTATTCCATTTCGAGAATGCGCCGACACTTTATCACATGGGTGACACGGACATTTTCTCTGATATGGCGCTGATCAATGAACTGCATCAGCCAGAAATCGGCATTGTGCCCGTGGGTGATCGTTTTACCATGGGCGGTGCTGTGGCAGCTCTTGCGTGTCAGCGCTATTTCAACTTCAAAACCGTCCTGCCATGCCATTACGGCTCGTTCCCATTCATTGAAAAGACGGCAGACAAGTTTGTAGCGGCAATGTCCGACCATAAGGAAACGAAGGTGTTGGTGGCTGACGCTGGCACCGTTCACACATTCTAA
- a CDS encoding GNAT family N-acetyltransferase: MAIRVSVETPLQDDVRDLVRALNTHMLPLSPIEFQFKMTVEQMAEPDTTVFVARDEDGKAVGCGALKMHGNRVGELKRMFTRPEVRGKRIGSHLVDAIVELARAKGASRLVLETGTGPGFDAAWRLYENSGFERCGVVLDYPDSEYSAFFEKRLVEA; the protein is encoded by the coding sequence ATGGCTATTCGGGTTTCCGTCGAGACCCCATTACAGGATGATGTGCGTGATCTTGTTAGAGCATTGAACACGCATATGCTGCCGCTTTCTCCTATCGAGTTCCAGTTCAAGATGACTGTTGAACAGATGGCGGAGCCGGACACTACGGTTTTCGTCGCGCGCGATGAAGATGGCAAGGCCGTCGGCTGTGGCGCGCTGAAGATGCACGGTAACCGAGTGGGTGAACTCAAGCGCATGTTCACGCGCCCGGAAGTTCGAGGCAAGCGTATCGGCTCACATCTTGTCGATGCGATTGTCGAGCTGGCAAGAGCCAAGGGTGCTTCGCGCCTGGTCCTTGAAACGGGCACCGGCCCGGGCTTTGATGCTGCCTGGCGGCTTTATGAAAATTCAGGTTTTGAGCGTTGCGGAGTGGTTCTGGATTATCCCGACTCCGAATACAGCGCCTTTTTTGAAAAGCGTCTCGTTGAGGCGTGA
- a CDS encoding aspartate carbamoyltransferase catalytic subunit — translation MTNQTVSPIFPHRHLLGIKGLSPLDINCLLDLADQEVAVSRQSEKKKSVLRGRTQINLFFEASTRTQSSFELAGKRLGADVMNMSVGNSSVKKGETLIDTAMTLNAMQPDILVIRHASAGAAALLAQKVGCAVVNAGDGAHEHPTQALLDALTIRRAKGDIGNLSVAICGDVLHSRVARSNILLLNALGARVRVVAPSTLLPSGIADMSVEVYNTMEEGLKDADVVMMLRLQRERMAGSFVPSVREYFRFYGLDKEKLKLARPDALVMHPGPMNRGVEIASDVADGPQSMIQQQVEMGVAVRMAVMEALLDPRRAEAAGERA, via the coding sequence ATGACAAATCAAACGGTCTCACCGATTTTCCCTCATCGCCACCTGCTTGGCATCAAGGGGCTATCGCCCCTGGACATCAATTGTCTTCTCGATCTTGCGGATCAGGAAGTGGCTGTCTCCAGACAGTCCGAGAAGAAAAAGTCCGTGCTGCGCGGTCGCACCCAGATCAACCTCTTCTTTGAAGCATCGACACGAACGCAATCATCGTTCGAACTCGCCGGAAAACGGCTGGGTGCGGACGTGATGAACATGTCGGTCGGCAACTCTTCGGTCAAGAAGGGCGAAACGCTCATCGACACCGCGATGACGCTGAACGCCATGCAGCCAGATATTCTGGTCATACGCCATGCTTCTGCCGGTGCTGCGGCGCTCCTTGCGCAAAAAGTCGGCTGTGCAGTCGTCAATGCTGGCGACGGTGCGCACGAGCACCCGACACAGGCGCTGCTCGACGCGTTGACCATCCGCCGTGCCAAGGGCGACATCGGAAACCTGAGCGTTGCCATTTGCGGCGATGTGCTTCACTCGCGCGTTGCGCGCTCAAACATTCTGCTTCTAAATGCACTTGGCGCACGCGTTCGCGTCGTCGCCCCTTCGACCCTGCTGCCGTCCGGCATCGCTGATATGAGTGTTGAGGTTTACAACACCATGGAAGAAGGCCTGAAAGACGCTGATGTAGTGATGATGCTGCGCCTCCAGCGTGAGCGCATGGCCGGCTCCTTCGTACCGTCTGTGCGTGAATATTTCCGCTTCTACGGTCTCGATAAGGAAAAGCTGAAGCTTGCCCGACCTGATGCACTGGTCATGCATCCCGGCCCGATGAATCGGGGTGTCGAGATTGCATCCGATGTTGCGGACGGCCCGCAGAGCATGATCCAGCAACAGGTGGAAATGGGCGTCGCTGTGCGTATGGCGGTTATGGAAGCCCTGCTCGATCCGCGTCGCGCAGAAGCCGCAGGAGAACGCGCATGA
- the ruvX gene encoding Holliday junction resolvase RuvX → MAVVEIEEVLEILQRGQTIAGLDLGTKTIGLAVSDLGLSFSHPRPVIKRTKFTIDAQVLLKALEADKVGVIIIGLPMNMDGSAGPRVQATRAFVRTMQPLTDLPFVFWDERLSTVAAERALIGMDVSRGKRAERIDSAAASFILQGALDRLHMLRSSQSHDSDYDVG, encoded by the coding sequence ATGGCCGTCGTTGAGATCGAAGAAGTTTTGGAAATTCTGCAGCGCGGCCAGACGATCGCCGGGCTTGATCTCGGCACCAAAACTATTGGGCTTGCGGTTTCCGATCTGGGCCTGTCGTTCTCGCATCCCCGTCCAGTTATCAAACGCACCAAATTCACAATCGATGCACAGGTACTGCTGAAAGCACTCGAAGCCGACAAAGTCGGCGTCATTATTATTGGCCTGCCGATGAATATGGACGGTTCAGCAGGACCACGTGTTCAGGCAACACGGGCTTTCGTGCGCACCATGCAGCCGCTAACCGATCTGCCCTTCGTGTTCTGGGACGAGCGCCTATCGACGGTCGCAGCCGAACGCGCACTGATCGGCATGGATGTTTCACGCGGCAAGCGGGCCGAACGCATCGATTCGGCCGCCGCTTCCTTCATTTTGCAAGGCGCACTGGATCGCCTGCACATGCTACGCTCATCACAATCCCACGACAGCGATTACGACGTTGGATAA
- the gatC gene encoding Asp-tRNA(Asn)/Glu-tRNA(Gln) amidotransferase subunit GatC — translation MSVDISTVKRVAHLARIAVNEDEAERMTGELNAILGFVEQLNEVDIEGVEPMTSVTPMKMRLRDDAVTDGNIASAIVANAPVTEDNFFVVPKVVE, via the coding sequence ATGTCCGTCGATATTTCCACCGTCAAGCGCGTCGCGCATCTTGCGCGCATTGCTGTCAATGAAGACGAAGCAGAGCGCATGACCGGCGAACTTAATGCAATTCTGGGCTTTGTCGAGCAGTTGAACGAAGTCGACATTGAAGGCGTTGAGCCGATGACGTCGGTCACGCCGATGAAGATGCGTTTGCGCGACGATGCAGTGACGGACGGCAATATCGCCAGTGCCATTGTTGCCAATGCGCCTGTGACCGAAGATAATTTCTTCGTCGTGCCAAAGGTCGTGGAGTAA
- a CDS encoding acyl-CoA dehydrogenase family protein, whose translation MKTHEVTNQTPSMTGTNAYLGDPLLMQIAARFPKELHTDLENTGRFVLSAEAHDLARLANTELPKLRTHDRQGRRVDLVEYHPAYHALMRRSIAQGLHCSIWEANPAEAGRRHQARAARFYLTAQLEVGHLCPLTMTNASLAAVMASPDLYKEWSPQVLSRKYDSMQKPALQKQGITLGMGMTEKQGGTDVRANSTRAERNEDGTYTISGHKWFMSAPMSDAFLVLAQAEEGLSCFLLPRLTNEAAGNGFFFQRLKDKLGNKSNASSEVEFDGAIGHLVGNPGEGIKTIMDMVTLTRLDCAVASAGLMRSGLAEAVHHARHREVGGQKLIEQPLMNRVLADMALDVAGATALSMRLARAFDMAASDRAEAAFARCMTPVVKYWVCKIAPSLLYEAMECLGGNGYIEDGNLARAYREAPVNAIWEGSGNVMALDVARVLARAPSLFDDVLDWISEQLGVRGQGTIDVLQAALQLTETDQGVARLLTEQLAYAASAAELRNLGADDVADAFIETRLGGQWRSTYGMLDARHNANRILDQLYPTS comes from the coding sequence GTGAAAACGCACGAAGTCACCAACCAGACCCCGTCTATGACGGGTACGAATGCATATCTGGGCGATCCGCTTCTGATGCAGATCGCAGCGCGTTTCCCTAAAGAACTACATACTGATCTGGAGAATACCGGGCGTTTCGTCCTGTCAGCGGAAGCGCATGATCTTGCACGTCTCGCCAATACCGAATTGCCAAAGCTGCGCACCCATGATCGTCAGGGGCGCCGCGTCGATCTGGTGGAATATCATCCAGCTTATCATGCGTTGATGCGCCGTTCGATTGCGCAGGGGCTTCATTGTTCGATATGGGAAGCCAATCCAGCTGAAGCTGGACGTCGCCATCAGGCGCGCGCCGCGCGTTTCTACCTGACCGCACAGCTTGAGGTAGGCCATCTCTGTCCCTTGACCATGACGAATGCTTCGCTCGCAGCGGTAATGGCTTCGCCTGATCTTTACAAGGAATGGTCGCCGCAGGTTCTGTCGCGCAAATATGATTCCATGCAAAAGCCCGCCTTGCAGAAGCAGGGCATTACGCTTGGTATGGGCATGACCGAGAAGCAGGGTGGCACGGATGTTCGTGCCAATAGCACCCGCGCAGAACGCAATGAAGACGGGACCTACACAATCAGCGGCCATAAGTGGTTCATGTCTGCGCCTATGTCGGATGCCTTTCTGGTGCTTGCGCAGGCGGAAGAGGGGCTTTCCTGCTTCCTGCTGCCGCGACTGACCAATGAGGCGGCTGGAAACGGATTCTTCTTCCAGCGTTTGAAAGACAAGCTCGGCAACAAGTCCAATGCTTCATCCGAAGTGGAGTTCGACGGGGCTATAGGTCATCTGGTTGGAAATCCTGGCGAAGGCATTAAAACCATCATGGATATGGTCACGCTGACGCGACTTGATTGCGCGGTTGCCTCTGCTGGCCTGATGCGCTCGGGGCTGGCCGAGGCCGTTCACCATGCGCGCCATCGCGAGGTGGGTGGGCAAAAGCTTATTGAACAGCCGCTGATGAACCGCGTTCTTGCCGATATGGCACTGGATGTCGCCGGTGCGACCGCACTTTCTATGCGTCTGGCGCGTGCCTTTGACATGGCTGCAAGTGATCGCGCGGAAGCTGCTTTCGCACGCTGCATGACGCCAGTTGTAAAATACTGGGTCTGCAAAATCGCACCTTCATTGCTTTATGAAGCGATGGAATGCCTCGGTGGCAATGGTTACATTGAGGACGGCAATCTCGCACGCGCCTATCGTGAAGCGCCGGTCAATGCGATCTGGGAAGGTTCGGGCAATGTCATGGCGCTTGATGTAGCGCGCGTGCTCGCTCGCGCGCCGTCGCTGTTTGACGACGTTCTCGACTGGATCAGCGAACAACTGGGCGTACGTGGTCAAGGAACGATCGACGTGTTGCAGGCAGCCTTGCAGCTTACCGAAACCGATCAGGGCGTTGCGCGTCTTCTGACGGAGCAGCTCGCTTATGCTGCTTCTGCTGCCGAATTGCGCAATCTTGGTGCAGACGACGTGGCCGATGCCTTCATCGAAACGCGCCTTGGTGGGCAGTGGCGCTCGACCTATGGCATGCTAGATGCACGCCATAATGCCAACCGGATACTCGATCAGCTTTATCCAACGTCGTAA